DNA from Deltaproteobacteria bacterium:
ACTGCTCACGAAGTTATGAGACACGGTACTAGCGATCTTGCTGTACTGTACGCCGGTCTTCGGGAAGGTATCGTAGGGGGTTTCGCGCCAGGTTGTCTTTACGTACTTCAAAGTGCAGATGCGGGCCGGAGGCGCGGCCAGTTTGGCCGACGCGAGCAATAGCTTGTCCACGGCGAACCATCTCGCCTTCTCGGGCGAGATTTTTCTGGTTGTGGGCATACACCGTGGCATAACCACCACGATGGCGAAGAATCACAATATGGCCATAGCCACGCAAGGCTCCACTGTAGAGGACTTCACCACTCGCTGCTGCCAAAATCGGCGTACCTAGCGGAGCGGCAATATCCACACCGTCGTGAGAACTGCCACGTCGTGGTCCAAATTTTGAGGTGATGCGCCCCTCAACCGGCCAGCTCAGACCGTTTCTCCCATCACGCGGGAAGTTGAAATCTTCGTCGTAGTCAGGCCGTCCGTTGAGCCCTCTCTGGTTAGACCGTTTCTCCTTCGCGAGGGAGGTCACTTTCTGAGATGATCGTGAGCGCGCTTGCTGCGATGAACACGAAGCAACGATCACACACAAGCACAGTAGAATCCCAAGTCGTACTCTTATCCACCACCATCCCACAACCACATCCTCCTCAGCACACGTTCGCTATGTCTCCATGCATATTGAAGTCCATGCAACAACCGAGAGGGCTCTATTGTCAAGGCGATTGCGGAGTGTGTCAAGAAACACACTACTCGTTCGGACTCACGTCATGTGTGCCATTTTTCAGGAACATGCGGACCCGTTGTAACTCTTCGTCACCTTCAGCGAATCGGTTCTCCAGCGACCCTTGTCGCGAGGTGACCTCGTCCAAGCGCTGTTCCAGTTTCTCCACATGATTGAGTAGCGCCGAAAGTGCACGGCTTACCGGATCTGGCAGGTCGGCGTGATCGAGATCAATCACTGGTTTTCCTGAAGGTTGGTGGCGGCCACTCTCTTTCACTACCTTGCCTGGAATACCGACGACGGTGGAGTGCGGAGGTACGAATTGCACCACTACCGACCCTGCACCAATACGACTGTGACGACCAACAGTGATTGGTCCGAGAACTTTCGCTCCGGCCCCAACGAGCACCCAGTCTTCAATAGTGGGGTGGCGTTTCCCACGCTCGGTACTGGTCCCGGCCAGCGATACGCCTTGGTACAGCGTCACATCGTTACCAACTTCTGCCGTTTCTCCGATGACAACCCCAGTCCCATGATCAATAAACACCCGGCGCCCGATACGAGCACCTGGATGAATTTCAATCCCAGTGAAAAAACGTGAGATATTGCTGACGACACGAGCAATAGTCGTGAACCCTCGCTCCCACAGCCAGTGCGCAAGTCGGTGACACAATACCGCATGAAATCCTGGATAGGCGAACACCACTTCCCAAGCAGAGCGGGCTGCCGGATCACGTTCAAATACCGCGCGGATATCTTCTCGGACTTCTTGCAAAAACATAAATTCTTTCGGAAGCCTGTTCCTAAGCCTTGCCGCGTCCAGAGGCTGAGGAACGATCGGACAGTGGGATCGGGTGTCCCTTCGCCTTTTTATCCTTATACAATTTGTACTCGATACTATCGACCAACGCCTGCCAGCTCGCTTCTATCACATTTGGTGATACCCCCACCGTTCCCCAACGATCATGATCATCACCGGATTCGATCAAGACCCGCACCATTGAGCCAGTGCCCTGCCCATCACCTAATACACGAACCTTGTAATCATGCAGTTCGACTTGTTCGAGCTGCGGATAGAACTTTGTCAGCGCTTTGCGCAGCGCACGGTCCAACGCGTTTACTGGCCCGTTCCCCTGAGCCGCCGTATGTTCCACGGCACCATCAGGTCCTTCGACCATGATCGTCGCTTCGGAAAGCGGCGGTTCGTCTTCTTTCCGTTTCTCATCGATCACCCGAAAACCGATCAAGCGGAAGTGGCGCACCTGTCCGTTCAGGGCTTTCTGCATGAGCAGCTCAAATGATCCTTCCGCACCTTCATACTGATAGCCCATGTGCTCCAAGCGTTTGACTTCGTCAAGAATGGTTTTCACCGCTGGGGCGGCGCTTTCAATATCCAAGCCAAATTCTT
Protein-coding regions in this window:
- a CDS encoding M23 family metallopeptidase; translated protein: MVVGWWWIRVRLGILLCLCVIVASCSSQQARSRSSQKVTSLAKEKRSNQRGLNGRPDYDEDFNFPRDGRNGLSWPVEGRITSKFGPRRGSSHDGVDIAAPLGTPILAAASGEVLYSGALRGYGHIVILRHRGGYATVYAHNQKNLAREGEMVRRGQAIARVGQTGRASGPHLHFEVRKDNLARNPLRYLPEDRRTVQQDR
- the cysE gene encoding serine O-acetyltransferase yields the protein MFLQEVREDIRAVFERDPAARSAWEVVFAYPGFHAVLCHRLAHWLWERGFTTIARVVSNISRFFTGIEIHPGARIGRRVFIDHGTGVVIGETAEVGNDVTLYQGVSLAGTSTERGKRHPTIEDWVLVGAGAKVLGPITVGRHSRIGAGSVVVQFVPPHSTVVGIPGKVVKESGRHQPSGKPVIDLDHADLPDPVSRALSALLNHVEKLEQRLDEVTSRQGSLENRFAEGDEELQRVRMFLKNGTHDVSPNE